The genomic segment CACGCGGATCAGGGGCTTGGTGGGCGGAAGGACTTCGCCGATGGCGGCGGCGGGGACGCCGGAGTCCTTGAGCGCCCGGGCGAGCGCGTCGGCGTCGGCGGCGGCGACCGAGATGAGCAGGCCGCCGGCGGTCTGGGGATCGAAGAGCATGGTGCGAAGGTCTTCGGGCACCTCGGGCGCGTATTCCACCACGCACTCGGCGAATTCCCGGTTGGCCCTAAGGCCGCCGGGGATGTGTCCGGCGCGAACGCACTCCAGTGCGCCGGGCAGGAGCGGGATGCGTGGCGCATCAAGGCGCAGGCTGACGCTGCTGGCGCGCGCCAGCTCGCGCGCGTGTCCGACGAGGCCGAAGCCGGTAATGTCGGTCATGGTGTGCACGGTGAACTCCGGTCGCGTCACGACCTCCGCCGCTGTCTTGTTCAGCGTGGTCATGGAGCGGACAGCGCCTTCCACCCATGCGGTCTCGGCTTCCTGTTTTTTGAGCGCGGTCGAGATCACGCCCGTCCCGAGCGACTTGGTGAGCAGCAGGCGGTCGCCGGCGCGCGCGCCGTTGTTGGCGAAGACGCGCGCCGGGTGGATGGAGCCCGTAACGGCGTAGCCGAACTTGATCTCGTCGTCGCGAATGCTGTGCCCGCCGATGACGGCGCATCCGGCTTCCATCATCTTCGCCAGGCCGCCGGCGAGGATGCGCTCCAGCACGTCAAGGTCGCCCTTCTCGGGGAAGCAGACCATGGCGAGCGCTGAGAGCGGGCGCCCGCCCATGGCGTAGACGTCGCTCAGCGAGTTGGTCGCGGCGACCTGGCCGAAGGTATACGGGTCGTCGACGATCGGCGTGAAGAAGTCGACGGTCTGGACGAGCGCCAGGTCGGCCGAAAGTTTGTACACCCCGGCGTCGTCGGCATGATCGAAGCCGACCAGGACGTTCGGGTCGTGCTGCCGGGCCAATTTCCCAAGCACCAAGTCCAGCGCCGCCGGACTCAGCTTGGACGCTCAACCGGCGGCTTTCGACGCTTCGGTGAGGCGGACGGGCTTAGGGGACGACATGAGGTGATTGTAACGGCATTGAATATCGGGTCATCGGTCCAGTGATCATCGGACCGGGATTCTCAATGGCCCGGTGCCCCGATTGCACAATGTTCATTTGGTCGTGACGCTCACGATCTTCAGCTCCGGCATGGATTGCGCCCAGTCGGCCGAGACGTGCTCGAACGTGAGGCGAAACTGGCGCGACTGGCCGGCCGGGAGGGGCGCCGCGCTCAGGTCAACCGCGTCGGAATAGCCGGGACGGGTTTCCAGGACCATCAGCGGCACGGTCTCGCGCTGCACCACTTCATTGAGCGAGTTGCGAAAGGTGACCTCGACCACGGCGTGCGCGAGCGTCTTGCCGCCGTTGTTGGTGACCTTGCCTTCGGTGTAGGTGACGGTGGCGCCAACGAAGTTCTGCGCCGTGGCCAGCTTCAAGTCCGAAAGCTGAATCGCTGCCGCCTCCGGCGGGACTTGCGTGGCGCCCGCTTGCTGCTGCGCGGCCGGCCGGCTGAACAGCCAGATCACCGCGACCATGACCAACACAGCTGCAATGCCGATGAAGATCAGAATCCGCCGACGGGCGTCGCCCTGGACAGACGGCGGGATCGGCGGTATCGGTCCCAGCGGCAGCGTGGACATGGGGGAATTCTAGCTGAGCAACGCAGGTCCAAGGTTTCGAAGTTTCGACGATGCGGCCGGCCGCCGGCTCGAAACCTTCTTCCCATGTCCTCAGAACAAACGATCCCCTGTGTACAGCAGCACGCCATCCTTCATCCGCGCGTCGGCGGTCAGCTTGTGCTCGCGCGGCGGCTTGGCGTCGTCAATGTGGAGCACTCGGTTGCCGCTCGCAACCACATAGTCGGAGATCAGCATGCGGTGGCAATGAAACCACACGCGCTCCGCGCACATCACGGCCGTGGGTCGTGAAGCGGCGATGCCGAGAAGTTCAGTTGCGGCGCGCTGGAATTCCGGCGTCAGCATGTAGTCGGCGTAGTTGCGGAATTGCGGGTTGCGCAGCGCGAGGTTGGGCGAGTCCTCGCGCAGCTTCTTGCGGCGCCCGCCCAAAGCCGCCATCCAGCGATATTCGATTCCGGCCTCGGGCAGGGAAGCTTCCAGCGATTCACGGTTGAAGTGCGGCAGGCGGCGCGACATCGGAAATGCCCGGACATCCACGAGGGTCTGAATGCCGTGCGCCCGCAGCGCTTCCATCAATTCGCCGAGCGAGCGCGTGGAGTGGCCGATGGTGTACAGGGTCAGCAATCAAACCTTAGTATTCAGCAATCACCACTCAGCATTCAGCCCTCGATCATCCCGGCCAACATGACAACACTTCGCGCGCAGGGGACTGAATGCTGAGTGCCGATGGCTGATTGCTTCATCGCCGTCGTCCCCGATACAAATCCGCGATTGCCCAGGTGAATCCGGCGACGTAGACAACGTTCGGCACGTTGCCGATCACCCGGTACTGCACGGCAGCGTCGATCACCAGGCGCGGCTTGGGCGTGTAGGTCACGGCCCACAGGTTCTGCACCAACGGCCCGGTCGGACCGGCCCGGGTGACGCCCGAGAATTCCATGGCGAGTGCCCACTTGCCCCTGATGGGATGCGCCAGCGTGAACGCCGGGAGCCATGCCTGGTCGAAGCCGCCGCGCGCGGCGCCGGCCCGGGGGCGGCCAAGCCAGAGCCGGGTGAGATTGGCGTCGAGGTGGAACTGCGCCGGCAGGTCTTTGCTCACCAGCACGCCGAGGCCGTGGTCGGATTCTCCCGAGCCGAGCAAGGCGCCGGCGGTGGGCAGCGTGGCGGTGTATTGCAGCGACACGGTTGGCTGCACCCTTGCCTGATGCAGCAGGCGCCAGCGCAAACCGAGATCGGTGTCGGTCACGCCGCCGGTGCGGAGCGCCGAGTCGTGCTGCCAGGGCGAGCCCGCCCAGCGCAGCTCCAGGTCGCGCAGCAGGCCGAACTTCAGCAGGCCCACCAGCGCCTGTTCGCGGTGCGTGGCGGCGATGCCGAACTCCAGTTCGAGCACGCCGCGCTGGGTGGTTTCGGCGATGTCGGTGACCGTCGGCCGGTTGGGCGTGGCGGTGAGTTCGTCAGGATTCGGCTCCGACTGTGCGAAGACGGTTGTTGCCGCGCACGCGGCGCAGAGCAACCCCGCGGCCAGCCTTTGCCGCCTGGATGTTCGGCGGGATGACGATGTCAATAGGACCAAGCGGATATGTTAACTATAGTAAACACGCTAAGCAATACCTCAGTTTATGTCGTTTCCGGGAGAGAACGCCCGCTACGAGCAGGCCGAAGTCAGCGCTCGGAGCACGGCGGTGTCTTCGTCGGGGAAGACGGTGCGCAGGTCCAGGAGAACGCGTCCTTCTTCGACGCGCGCGATGACGGGGGGCGTTGCCGCGCGCAGGCGGGCAGCGAGTTCGCCGGCGCTAAGGTTTGCGCAGGTCACGGCGAGCAGACGCGTGGGCAGCGTGGCCGCGGGCGCGGCGCCTCCGCCGGTGATGGATTCGCCCTCAATGACCTCGGCGCGCAACTCCTTCGATCCGGCGAGCT from the Terriglobales bacterium genome contains:
- the selD gene encoding selenide, water dikinase SelD — its product is MSSPKPVRLTEASKAAGUASKLSPAALDLVLGKLARQHDPNVLVGFDHADDAGVYKLSADLALVQTVDFFTPIVDDPYTFGQVAATNSLSDVYAMGGRPLSALAMVCFPEKGDLDVLERILAGGLAKMMEAGCAVIGGHSIRDDEIKFGYAVTGSIHPARVFANNGARAGDRLLLTKSLGTGVISTALKKQEAETAWVEGAVRSMTTLNKTAAEVVTRPEFTVHTMTDITGFGLVGHARELARASSVSLRLDAPRIPLLPGALECVRAGHIPGGLRANREFAECVVEYAPEVPEDLRTMLFDPQTAGGLLISVAAADADALARALKDSGVPAAAIGEVLPPTKPLIRVE
- a CDS encoding DUF2393 family protein, producing MSTLPLGPIPPIPPSVQGDARRRILIFIGIAAVLVMVAVIWLFSRPAAQQQAGATQVPPEAAAIQLSDLKLATAQNFVGATVTYTEGKVTNNGGKTLAHAVVEVTFRNSLNEVVQRETVPLMVLETRPGYSDAVDLSAAPLPAGQSRQFRLTFEHVSADWAQSMPELKIVSVTTK
- a CDS encoding DUF488 domain-containing protein → MLTLYTIGHSTRSLGELMEALRAHGIQTLVDVRAFPMSRRLPHFNRESLEASLPEAGIEYRWMAALGGRRKKLREDSPNLALRNPQFRNYADYMLTPEFQRAATELLGIAASRPTAVMCAERVWFHCHRMLISDYVVASGNRVLHIDDAKPPREHKLTADARMKDGVLLYTGDRLF
- a CDS encoding transporter, with translation MLCAACAATTVFAQSEPNPDELTATPNRPTVTDIAETTQRGVLELEFGIAATHREQALVGLLKFGLLRDLELRWAGSPWQHDSALRTGGVTDTDLGLRWRLLHQARVQPTVSLQYTATLPTAGALLGSGESDHGLGVLVSKDLPAQFHLDANLTRLWLGRPRAGAARGGFDQAWLPAFTLAHPIRGKWALAMEFSGVTRAGPTGPLVQNLWAVTYTPKPRLVIDAAVQYRVIGNVPNVVYVAGFTWAIADLYRGRRR